The following are from one region of the Rhodopirellula sp. P2 genome:
- a CDS encoding polysaccharide biosynthesis/export family protein, with product MTRSKESILKSVAQTACGLLALAAISSTGCHQHLVSSAAHAVPAHRLDPELFACSREDLGPLPYATLGQPKPAAHRIAAGDTLSVYVFGVFPPNEDETPVQQRTQAVNQRYYPPRGSVVAPTTGLPIQVDADGSITLPIIGRLDVNGLTMNEAIERVTNRLIEEEVVQEGKERVTVDLLIPRVRRVVVLREDTPNTQVALVSPQAVDEIHRGSGEVIDLPIYENDVLHALASTGGLPGTDAARELYVIRASAGLNNSFISGGQLQSIVSGGEGGQCNAGVIRIPLAGCPCDSLPFTQEDVILEEGDVVFIPRRNEYFISGGLLPGGRVPLPRDQDVDVIEAIALASGSAGGPLGRDGSVLANGTPGYLREPSRVLILRTLPDGRQMTIRCDLDRAMKDSKERIRILPDDVVMLQQKPGGAFFNGFLNYFSGDSILVSFTKD from the coding sequence TGAAAAGCGTGGCACAGACCGCATGCGGATTGCTTGCACTGGCTGCGATCAGCTCCACTGGCTGTCACCAACACTTGGTTTCGTCAGCCGCTCACGCGGTTCCCGCACACCGGCTCGATCCGGAACTGTTTGCTTGCTCACGTGAAGACCTGGGCCCATTGCCCTATGCAACGCTGGGGCAACCCAAGCCAGCGGCCCACCGAATTGCTGCTGGTGACACACTCAGTGTTTATGTCTTCGGGGTGTTCCCACCCAACGAAGACGAGACCCCCGTTCAACAACGAACTCAGGCTGTCAATCAACGTTACTACCCACCGCGTGGTAGCGTCGTTGCACCCACCACTGGCCTTCCCATCCAGGTTGACGCCGATGGCAGCATCACGCTTCCGATCATCGGCCGGTTGGATGTCAATGGCCTGACGATGAACGAAGCAATCGAACGAGTCACCAATCGTTTGATTGAAGAAGAAGTCGTCCAAGAAGGCAAAGAACGCGTCACGGTGGATCTGCTGATCCCACGCGTCAGACGGGTCGTTGTCCTCCGCGAAGACACTCCCAACACACAGGTCGCTTTGGTTTCGCCGCAAGCTGTCGATGAAATCCATCGCGGCTCCGGCGAAGTGATTGACTTGCCGATCTATGAAAACGACGTGTTGCACGCCCTGGCCTCGACGGGTGGATTGCCCGGCACAGACGCGGCTCGCGAACTCTATGTGATCCGTGCCAGTGCGGGACTCAACAACAGCTTCATCAGCGGTGGACAACTGCAAAGCATTGTCTCCGGTGGCGAAGGCGGGCAGTGCAACGCCGGTGTCATCCGCATTCCGCTCGCTGGATGCCCTTGCGATAGCCTTCCGTTCACGCAAGAAGATGTGATCTTGGAAGAGGGAGACGTGGTCTTCATCCCACGTCGCAACGAGTACTTCATCTCGGGAGGGTTGCTTCCTGGTGGGCGTGTGCCATTGCCACGTGACCAAGACGTCGATGTGATCGAAGCCATTGCTCTGGCCAGCGGATCGGCGGGTGGTCCTCTCGGTCGTGACGGTAGTGTCTTGGCGAACGGGACACCCGGTTACCTCCGCGAACCCAGCCGAGTTTTGATTCTTCGCACTCTGCCCGATGGTCGTCAAATGACGATTCGGTGCGACCTCGATCGTGCGATGAAAGACTCAAAAGAACGCATTCGAATCCTTCCTGATGACGTGGTGATGCTGCAACAAAAACCAGGCGGAGCCTTCTTCAACGGGTTCCTGAACTACTTCAGTGGCGATTCGATCTTGGTTTCCTTCACGAAGGACTGA
- a CDS encoding polysaccharide biosynthesis tyrosine autokinase: MAESAKPTNRLPARGPSSASSDGEETLDVLQILSRQRWLIAFLAIAGLAAGVAYALNAQVWYESNAKVLINQKSAGLGGNSTGTDMVDEDILANHMELIQSRMIVGEALEQNELLDLPSIETHLDEKTDAIDYVIDQLSIVKGGDGSAKTARSLNITFTHTDPDDAKLILTAVMKRYEQFIIDQVEQVMGRANEMVNKAKTEVETDLIAAEQEHLKARQEAPLFFQGEGSSNIYQDRYRRLQDELLDLDIQESTVKTRLTRVDETLKEMDESTDPIDQLDKLALIDSDSLERLGVFAGLQMNSANTAEFKAAMPAKMEEARTQITHLLKLNSEKQRLTSVFGPGHPKVQELESEITLVKEFLQDQKDLTSPAEMFGDSALTPEGLLKAYVGFLQHDLAALSERRKELTYLAADAETKAKELIEYELTDMILQKKIGRQEALFEGVVQQLRALDTASGLTGYLYEFLAVPRTGEKSWPKLPLCGLGGLMLGLFSGLFLAVANDVRDGRFRSAAELDDAIGLPSLGRVGKLNSINQGIKGLIATELSPDAEAFRLGRTVLLPDIRSGSVHTIGFTSPMQGDGKSTVVSNFAVSFSQVGLKVLVIDADLRRPSAHRYFSLGKEDGLCDVLEDRLEISEAIKATEADNVFVMTSGSSSHTPAELLQSQRLDEVLAVVKEDYDLVLVDLPPVLAVSDPVVVMPRLDGGILVVKVANVRRDEVVNTLRRIGSSGGEMLGCMLNAFGAGKKFDSDGGYYGYYKSDYTRPTSSATRQAAPKAATITSNGQPKSK; encoded by the coding sequence ATGGCTGAGTCTGCCAAACCGACCAACCGACTTCCCGCCCGCGGCCCCTCCAGTGCGTCGTCTGACGGGGAAGAAACGCTGGATGTCCTGCAAATTTTGAGTCGGCAACGCTGGTTGATTGCGTTCCTTGCGATCGCGGGACTGGCTGCCGGTGTGGCGTATGCTCTGAACGCGCAGGTCTGGTACGAGTCCAACGCCAAGGTGCTGATCAACCAAAAAAGCGCTGGGCTGGGTGGCAACAGCACCGGCACTGACATGGTGGACGAGGACATTCTCGCCAACCACATGGAGCTCATCCAAAGCCGCATGATTGTCGGCGAGGCACTGGAGCAGAATGAGCTGTTGGATTTGCCGTCGATTGAAACTCATTTGGATGAGAAGACGGATGCGATTGATTATGTCATTGATCAGCTTTCTATCGTCAAGGGTGGCGATGGTTCAGCGAAAACGGCTCGCAGTCTGAACATCACATTCACTCACACGGATCCGGATGACGCCAAGTTGATTTTGACCGCTGTGATGAAACGCTATGAGCAATTCATCATCGATCAAGTTGAACAGGTGATGGGCCGCGCCAACGAGATGGTGAACAAGGCCAAGACAGAGGTCGAGACCGACCTGATCGCGGCTGAACAAGAGCACTTGAAGGCCCGCCAAGAGGCACCGCTATTCTTTCAGGGTGAAGGCAGCAGCAATATTTACCAAGATCGCTACCGCCGGTTGCAAGACGAACTGCTCGACCTCGACATCCAAGAATCAACCGTCAAAACACGTTTGACACGTGTCGACGAGACCTTGAAGGAAATGGATGAGTCGACCGACCCGATTGATCAACTCGACAAGCTCGCATTGATCGATAGCGACAGTTTGGAGCGTCTCGGGGTCTTTGCTGGCCTGCAAATGAACTCAGCCAACACCGCTGAATTCAAAGCTGCAATGCCAGCCAAAATGGAAGAGGCGCGGACACAGATCACTCACCTGTTGAAACTCAACAGCGAGAAGCAACGCTTGACTTCGGTGTTTGGTCCCGGCCATCCCAAGGTGCAGGAACTCGAAAGTGAGATCACGCTGGTCAAAGAGTTCTTGCAAGACCAAAAGGATCTCACCAGTCCCGCGGAGATGTTTGGCGACAGTGCTCTCACGCCGGAGGGATTGTTGAAAGCCTATGTCGGTTTTCTTCAGCATGACCTGGCGGCACTTTCCGAGCGTCGTAAAGAATTGACGTATCTGGCTGCTGACGCAGAGACAAAAGCGAAAGAACTGATCGAGTACGAACTCACGGACATGATTCTGCAAAAGAAGATCGGCCGACAGGAGGCTTTGTTTGAAGGCGTTGTTCAACAACTGCGAGCCTTGGATACCGCGAGTGGATTGACGGGGTATCTCTATGAGTTTTTGGCCGTTCCGCGAACGGGTGAAAAGTCTTGGCCAAAGCTGCCTTTGTGTGGTTTGGGTGGTTTGATGTTGGGACTGTTTTCAGGATTGTTCCTGGCGGTTGCCAATGATGTTCGTGATGGACGGTTCCGATCGGCTGCTGAACTGGATGATGCCATTGGATTGCCGAGTCTCGGTCGAGTTGGCAAACTGAACTCGATCAATCAAGGCATCAAGGGCTTGATTGCGACCGAGCTTTCGCCTGACGCCGAAGCTTTCCGGTTGGGACGCACGGTGTTGCTACCCGACATTCGAAGCGGAAGCGTACACACGATTGGTTTCACCAGTCCCATGCAGGGTGATGGGAAGTCGACTGTGGTTTCCAATTTTGCGGTCTCGTTTTCTCAGGTTGGATTGAAGGTGTTGGTCATCGACGCCGACCTTCGCCGTCCCAGTGCTCACCGCTACTTCAGCCTCGGCAAAGAAGATGGTCTGTGCGATGTCCTCGAAGACCGTCTTGAAATCTCCGAGGCAATCAAAGCAACCGAAGCTGACAACGTGTTTGTGATGACCTCCGGTTCGTCCAGTCACACACCAGCGGAATTGTTGCAGTCGCAACGACTCGACGAAGTGTTGGCAGTTGTCAAAGAAGACTACGACTTGGTGCTGGTTGACTTGCCACCCGTTTTGGCGGTTTCTGATCCGGTGGTGGTGATGCCGCGTTTGGACGGTGGCATTCTGGTGGTCAAGGTCGCCAATGTTCGCCGTGATGAAGTGGTCAACACGCTCCGCCGGATCGGCAGTTCCGGTGGCGAGATGCTTGGTTGCATGCTCAACGCATTTGGTGCCGGGAAGAAGTTCGACTCCGATGGTGGCTACTACGGTTACTACAAGAGTGACTACACCCGACCGACATCGTCAGCAACCCGTCAGGCTGCCCCGAAAGCAGCGACGATTACCAGCAACGGTCAGCCGAAATCCAAGTAG
- a CDS encoding phenylacetate--CoA ligase, with amino-acid sequence MEPSRSEFCSLDRASLRRHQWDRLQVVWQRLKESEHPLYREALQIAPDLSDWEMFQSLPFLTKSDLLGNSREEPSKLFTQPRQAYSRAHQTSGSRGWPMPIYDTPEDWRWWLECWQYVLDAGDVRPADTVMMAFSFGPFIGFWSANDALVERGCLVVPGGGLSSSARLQMMLDRECTVVCCTPTYALHLVSVAHEHGIDLKGSRVSRLIVAGEPGGSVPEIRRAIEEPWGARVIDHAGASELGAWGFPSADDRGLHVIESEFIAEFFVLDEDGQPGRVAESGEASELVMTNLGRHGGPAIRYRTGDIVRPVWEHGLPCQFVKLDGGVIGRADDMLVIRGVNVFPASIEAIVRQVVPEAEFRMIATRQDHLDQLSIEIESPASNESQPGNLGQMRELRDAFRERLALRVEITSVPAGSLPRSEGKSKRFVDHR; translated from the coding sequence ATGGAACCTTCTCGATCTGAATTCTGTTCGCTGGACCGTGCCAGCCTCCGACGGCATCAATGGGATCGGCTGCAGGTCGTTTGGCAACGTCTGAAAGAATCCGAGCACCCCCTTTATCGCGAGGCTCTTCAGATTGCTCCCGATTTGAGTGATTGGGAAATGTTCCAGTCGTTGCCGTTTCTGACGAAGTCGGATTTGCTCGGCAACTCTCGGGAAGAACCGTCCAAACTTTTCACGCAGCCGCGACAGGCGTATTCACGAGCCCACCAGACCAGCGGTTCTCGGGGTTGGCCGATGCCCATTTACGACACTCCCGAGGATTGGCGTTGGTGGCTGGAATGTTGGCAGTACGTTTTGGATGCCGGTGACGTCCGTCCGGCCGACACCGTGATGATGGCGTTCTCGTTCGGACCCTTCATTGGCTTTTGGTCTGCCAACGATGCGCTGGTCGAACGAGGTTGCTTGGTGGTTCCCGGCGGTGGTTTGTCTTCCTCGGCACGGTTGCAGATGATGCTGGATCGCGAGTGCACCGTCGTGTGTTGCACGCCCACCTACGCGTTGCATTTGGTCTCGGTTGCGCATGAACACGGAATCGATCTGAAAGGCAGCCGCGTTTCGCGATTGATCGTCGCGGGGGAACCCGGCGGAAGCGTGCCCGAAATACGGCGTGCGATTGAGGAACCTTGGGGAGCCCGGGTGATCGATCATGCGGGGGCGAGCGAGCTTGGGGCCTGGGGATTTCCGAGTGCCGACGATCGCGGATTGCATGTCATCGAGTCCGAGTTCATCGCCGAGTTCTTTGTACTCGACGAAGACGGCCAACCCGGGCGCGTAGCAGAATCAGGCGAGGCATCCGAATTGGTGATGACGAACTTGGGACGCCATGGCGGACCAGCGATACGTTATCGAACCGGTGACATTGTGCGTCCCGTTTGGGAGCACGGTTTGCCGTGTCAGTTTGTCAAACTGGACGGCGGTGTGATCGGGCGAGCGGATGACATGTTGGTCATTCGTGGCGTCAATGTTTTTCCCGCCAGCATCGAAGCGATTGTTCGCCAGGTGGTGCCCGAAGCGGAATTTCGAATGATCGCGACCCGCCAGGATCATTTGGACCAACTTTCCATTGAAATTGAATCTCCGGCCTCGAATGAGTCTCAGCCTGGCAACTTGGGGCAGATGAGGGAGTTGAGAGATGCGTTCCGCGAGCGTCTGGCTTTGCGAGTCGAGATCACTTCGGTTCCGGCTGGATCGTTACCACGCTCCGAGGGGAAATCGAAACGCTTTGTGGACCATCGATGA
- a CDS encoding shikimate dehydrogenase, translating to MPPSMDEKIEPVLAVIGHPVAGNPTQFALESAFEQANVDCRVLSFDLSPQQLPVAVDGMHAMSFRGVWIDSSCRGQISEDSNTASSLGITVVDPSLPAEALRTTPESKPGQPPPSHWQAISVREQTWTQLIRDQLELGGFSVQQVLVISSDTAARKELSQRLVAENQLAAKTSMQTGPSEKAIAAKETDPDCPPAHDSTAETTPERVVMVSSPEEITTTSLANVWLAVDGPASKIIDAFRSSTTPPGTVLVDLNENWDANDISEWERCKMDAGSNCITRWDIHAACLAKVVPLWLGTEVRVDVLREAMEEYLSV from the coding sequence ATGCCTCCATCCATGGACGAAAAGATCGAGCCCGTGCTTGCGGTGATCGGGCATCCGGTTGCAGGCAATCCAACCCAGTTCGCACTCGAAAGTGCGTTCGAGCAAGCCAACGTGGATTGCCGCGTCCTGTCGTTCGACCTCAGTCCACAGCAACTGCCCGTCGCTGTGGACGGCATGCACGCCATGAGTTTCCGAGGCGTCTGGATCGACTCCAGTTGTCGCGGTCAGATCTCCGAGGACTCCAACACCGCGAGCAGCCTGGGGATCACCGTGGTGGATCCATCGCTGCCCGCCGAAGCGCTGCGAACAACCCCCGAATCCAAACCGGGACAGCCCCCCCCATCGCATTGGCAAGCGATCTCGGTGCGAGAACAGACCTGGACGCAATTGATTCGAGACCAGCTGGAACTCGGTGGATTTTCGGTTCAGCAAGTGCTCGTGATCAGCTCCGACACCGCCGCTCGCAAAGAACTCTCGCAGAGACTGGTGGCTGAGAATCAACTCGCCGCGAAGACATCGATGCAAACCGGCCCTTCCGAAAAAGCAATCGCTGCCAAAGAAACGGATCCCGATTGTCCGCCAGCCCATGATTCCACCGCAGAGACCACACCCGAGCGCGTCGTGATGGTCAGTTCTCCCGAGGAAATCACGACGACCTCGCTGGCGAACGTTTGGTTGGCCGTGGATGGCCCCGCATCCAAAATCATCGATGCGTTTCGCAGCTCGACGACGCCGCCGGGAACCGTGCTGGTCGACCTGAACGAAAACTGGGACGCCAACGACATCAGCGAATGGGAACGCTGCAAAATGGACGCGGGCAGCAACTGCATCACTCGCTGGGACATCCATGCCGCCTGCTTGGCGAAGGTCGTCCCCCTTTGGCTGGGCACTGAAGTTCGCGTGGACGTGCTTCGCGAAGCCATGGAAGAGTACCTTTCCGTTTGA
- a CDS encoding single-stranded DNA-binding protein, with amino-acid sequence MSPTKSPSPKPIQKRLLDAAKELSDQVDKLEFAEPVTHVYNPLRYAWGLHQQYVGQIGANAHVLFLGMNPGPWGMAQTGVPFGEINAVVQWMGLEGEVERPADEHPKRPIEGLHCGRSEVSGRRLWGLVSEKYPDPADFFQQHFVANYCPLVFMEAGGKNRTPDKLPANERDSLQAICDAHLAKVITAAPWTDLVGVGAFAENCLKRVVKSIEGSNDHPTPKASVRQKSASQPPFNIHRILHPSPASPAANKDWAGKVTSQLTDAKIW; translated from the coding sequence ATGTCGCCAACCAAATCCCCGAGCCCCAAGCCGATTCAAAAGCGACTGCTCGACGCCGCGAAAGAACTTTCCGATCAAGTCGACAAGCTCGAATTCGCAGAACCGGTCACGCACGTCTACAACCCGCTGCGATATGCCTGGGGACTTCATCAACAATACGTGGGACAAATCGGAGCCAACGCTCACGTGTTGTTCCTTGGCATGAACCCGGGACCGTGGGGCATGGCTCAAACCGGAGTGCCGTTTGGTGAAATCAATGCGGTCGTTCAGTGGATGGGGCTGGAAGGCGAGGTCGAACGCCCGGCCGACGAACACCCCAAACGTCCCATCGAAGGCTTGCATTGCGGTCGAAGCGAAGTCAGCGGACGCAGGTTATGGGGACTGGTTTCAGAGAAATACCCTGACCCGGCCGATTTCTTCCAGCAGCACTTCGTCGCGAACTATTGCCCGCTCGTGTTCATGGAAGCGGGCGGAAAGAATCGAACGCCCGACAAATTGCCCGCCAACGAAAGAGACTCCTTGCAAGCCATCTGCGACGCGCACTTGGCAAAAGTCATCACGGCAGCTCCTTGGACCGATTTGGTCGGAGTCGGGGCGTTCGCTGAAAACTGTCTCAAGCGAGTGGTGAAATCCATCGAAGGATCCAACGACCATCCCACTCCGAAAGCATCGGTTCGGCAGAAAAGTGCCAGCCAACCGCCTTTCAACATCCATCGAATCCTGCATCCCAGTCCCGCTTCCCCGGCGGCGAACAAAGATTGGGCTGGCAAGGTGACCAGCCAACTGACGGACGCCAAAATTTGGTGA
- a CDS encoding protein kinase produces MVDSVSQYRRRTRLTAYAVSSLIGILVVLLNVPWRYTQISESWMGEPFTLVQRVPVLDTDQITRAGWPWRYQVVIDEGIQRTSTKSKPSNALAAIAIANHTPQYWSGRALLGDILFASALIYFAFRLWCWRGERIAVSETPERTRRKFDIAVASGCFLLPASLVFSSNWIAKTHLAKIQSLECRGGYQFTFEAPQFLEKRIPIQLHASFLRLRTVELYSPSEKALQTLLGTPTLRSVLVFDGHLNEHSLDPLCNAIELTSLSLNRSPVSEKICEDIRDCKRLMYLGIEQCNLDSQMAALINQMDKLQHVDLRRNPLNLDAISKPKWSSTCRSLILSRPKPGQQGHLNLSQWPNLERLSIRDSIRIYNDATLQLSLTDMPSLETIELDRSQKHSLHAQNLPRFRQILEPIDLMLLYGREDQLNGLTRFESVHLVNVPNFRRLECHAADLKELRLKDVGRLKEIYLGVYRYDSHGQITAEDSIVAGNDAWLQQIAQTPSLTKVDLAGVQFPRESYERLASLSYMKHLHLQKANLKHTDLDWVFRLDQLQSLAIRDCRISAEWLEKCLVRLPKLRSLHADLSDLDELTIAENQSLTSLDHFEVSKLNRLELRSLPRLRGSIQIRGEIENLQLIDLPLLDELLIESPWPRQAKLKGLTKLRYFGGGGPELDDDVIDQVLKFKQLDHLMLAYPNISKERLQALGQYRYLTGLELPGCRVDDEVASHWSKLLRLRVANFDDTQVSSRTFHWLHAIPSLRRLSIARVPMDADARRIVSSLYQLSSLNLSGVNFPAEDLERLLTDGNLEALDLAGCSLSEAHLQVLADSQTLRRVVLKDCFLDPKQIANLLQINPKLTLDLGVHDQSFFVNFAPPYRTRLIGCRVRRQSFLQPNRPPITLPRSTNSILLEESSFPDDSSDLGTLKNQDNTVHLVSGSQDSEDAPEPNHHIVVDLAEFRMQSERAFSTELFRSINERVATK; encoded by the coding sequence TTGGTGGATTCCGTTTCGCAGTATCGCCGTCGCACTCGGCTGACCGCTTACGCCGTCAGTTCCTTGATCGGAATCCTCGTGGTGCTGCTCAATGTTCCCTGGCGGTACACGCAAATCAGCGAGAGCTGGATGGGCGAACCCTTCACATTGGTGCAACGCGTGCCGGTCTTGGACACAGACCAAATCACTCGGGCGGGTTGGCCTTGGCGATACCAAGTGGTGATCGATGAAGGCATCCAACGAACCTCCACAAAGTCAAAGCCCAGCAACGCTCTGGCCGCAATCGCCATTGCGAATCACACCCCACAGTATTGGTCCGGCCGAGCTTTGCTGGGCGACATCCTCTTTGCTTCAGCGCTGATCTATTTCGCGTTTCGACTGTGGTGTTGGCGAGGTGAGCGGATCGCGGTTTCTGAAACTCCCGAACGGACGCGACGAAAATTCGACATCGCCGTGGCCTCGGGGTGCTTTCTGCTGCCCGCCAGCCTGGTTTTCAGCAGCAACTGGATTGCCAAGACCCACCTGGCAAAGATTCAATCACTGGAATGCCGTGGTGGTTATCAATTCACTTTTGAAGCCCCCCAATTTCTCGAAAAGAGGATTCCGATCCAACTGCACGCGTCCTTTTTGCGACTGCGTACCGTGGAGCTTTACTCGCCCTCTGAAAAGGCTCTGCAAACACTGCTTGGCACACCGACCTTGCGATCGGTGTTGGTCTTCGATGGGCATTTGAATGAACATTCGCTCGATCCACTTTGCAATGCCATCGAGCTGACCAGTCTGTCGCTGAACCGTTCGCCTGTCTCGGAAAAGATTTGCGAGGACATTCGAGACTGCAAGCGGCTGATGTACCTCGGAATTGAACAATGCAATCTGGATTCCCAGATGGCAGCGTTGATCAACCAGATGGACAAACTGCAGCACGTTGATCTGCGTCGAAACCCGCTGAATCTCGATGCCATCTCCAAACCAAAGTGGTCGTCCACCTGTCGCTCACTGATTCTCAGCCGTCCGAAGCCGGGCCAACAAGGACACCTGAATCTGTCCCAGTGGCCGAACCTCGAACGCCTGTCCATCCGCGATTCGATCCGAATCTACAACGATGCGACGCTCCAATTGTCGCTCACGGACATGCCTTCACTGGAAACGATTGAGCTGGATCGCTCACAAAAGCATTCCTTGCACGCACAGAACCTACCGCGATTCCGACAAATCCTTGAACCGATTGATCTGATGCTGCTGTATGGTCGAGAGGATCAATTGAATGGCCTGACTCGGTTTGAATCCGTCCACCTGGTGAATGTCCCAAACTTCCGCCGGTTGGAGTGTCATGCCGCGGATTTGAAAGAGCTTCGGTTGAAGGATGTCGGTCGGCTGAAAGAGATCTATTTGGGCGTGTACCGGTATGACTCACATGGCCAGATCACGGCCGAGGATTCCATCGTTGCGGGCAACGATGCGTGGCTTCAGCAAATTGCTCAAACGCCATCATTGACCAAAGTCGACCTGGCTGGCGTTCAATTTCCGCGGGAGTCTTACGAACGACTCGCCTCGCTTTCGTACATGAAGCACCTGCACCTTCAAAAAGCCAACCTCAAGCACACCGATTTGGACTGGGTGTTTCGCCTGGACCAACTGCAGTCCCTCGCCATCCGTGACTGCCGGATCTCTGCAGAATGGCTTGAGAAATGCCTCGTGCGGCTGCCCAAACTCCGAAGTCTCCACGCCGATCTTTCGGACCTGGATGAGCTCACCATCGCCGAGAATCAAAGTCTGACGTCGCTGGATCATTTCGAAGTTTCCAAGCTGAATCGCCTGGAGCTTCGAAGTCTTCCGCGACTTCGAGGTTCGATTCAAATCCGTGGCGAGATTGAGAATTTACAATTGATCGACCTGCCGCTACTCGATGAACTCTTGATCGAAAGCCCTTGGCCTCGACAGGCAAAGCTGAAAGGGCTCACCAAACTGCGTTACTTCGGCGGTGGAGGCCCCGAACTTGACGACGACGTGATCGACCAAGTGCTGAAATTCAAACAGCTTGATCACTTGATGTTGGCCTATCCCAACATCTCGAAGGAACGACTCCAGGCTTTGGGACAGTACCGGTATCTGACCGGCTTGGAGCTCCCTGGATGTCGCGTGGACGACGAGGTGGCCTCACATTGGTCCAAGCTGCTGCGGTTAAGAGTTGCGAATTTCGACGACACGCAGGTGTCATCGCGCACCTTTCATTGGCTGCATGCGATTCCGTCGCTTCGCAGGCTCTCCATCGCTCGCGTGCCCATGGACGCCGATGCGAGACGCATTGTCAGCTCGCTGTACCAGCTGTCTTCCTTGAATCTGAGCGGTGTTAATTTTCCGGCTGAAGATCTCGAACGTCTGCTCACAGACGGCAATCTCGAGGCTCTCGACTTGGCTGGTTGCTCCCTCAGCGAGGCACATCTCCAAGTCCTTGCCGATTCCCAGACGCTCCGCCGCGTGGTCTTGAAAGACTGTTTCTTGGACCCCAAACAAATCGCAAATCTGCTTCAAATCAACCCCAAACTGACTTTGGACTTGGGTGTTCATGACCAATCCTTCTTCGTCAATTTTGCACCACCCTATCGCACGCGTTTGATCGGTTGTCGCGTTCGCCGGCAATCCTTTCTGCAACCGAACCGACCTCCAATCACCCTCCCAAGATCGACGAACAGCATCCTGCTGGAAGAATCGTCCTTCCCAGATGACAGCAGCGATCTTGGCACGCTGAAAAACCAAGACAACACGGTGCACCTCGTGTCGGGCAGTCAGGACTCCGAAGATGCCCCGGAGCCAAACCATCACATTGTCGTGGACTTGGCTGAGTTTCGAATGCAATCCGAACGAGCGTTTTCAACGGAGCTATTTCGTTCCATCAACGAAAGAGTGGCCACCAAGTGA